GTACGAGATTCCTCAAGCTAAGCGTCCTTTAGTTGAGATTCTTCAGAGTTAGAAAATGTATTActtacaatatttaaaaaaaatatagtatctATGGAACGCAACAGTCGATGGTAACTAAACTTATACCGACTATTACTAACTACTATCACAGGTAAAAGATATTACGAAAGATGGCCAAGGAcatcaaataattattttgttggCAATGTTACGTTCTTTACattatacttaataaatattacagATTTATACAATTTGGAAGAATAAAGAAACATTTcctaatataattcattttgttCTAATCACTTACGCATAAAGTCTAAAAATAGATTAAAATTTCGATATAATAGTTAATTTCACTAACATCGTGTTCACAGACATATAGAACAagagaaaaaattataaattgtcCTTAGAAACTCCGTTCTAAGAAATTATCCTACTTTGAAAATAACGTCCTCAGAACGTGACCTAGCTCGAAATTGTCCTACTCTGGCAATTGTCGACGGCATAGGTTTGTAAGTAGAGCGTTTTTGTAACTTGTTCACATGGTATGAATTATATCAGAATGATTTTTCGGGCTCGGggcctaatctgttaaacaaaaggtattgtttcctttaGGCAGTGGTTACACTGCTTACTCCTAATAGCGCTGATATAAGTAACAGGAAGAagcccgtttaaaaagcaaatttCCCTTAAtatttatatggttcaaattcgtGAAACAGCCCATTTGGTgataacacgttttgttatctccAAAGAAAAGGCCACCCTGATTGTTCTCTGAATGAGCTGTCAcataaatttgaaccttaatgcTATCACaatagttgctttttaaacgacatagTTACTTTGTCACGTGCTGCAGaccgctcttaaaagaaacaaaggcttttgtttcACAGATTAGTgtccgagcccgaaaaaatcatctgagatatagttcgtaggtttctaatagagcccgacggctaatcctattgtctattgttaagtaaaaccactcgtgccacgtgccacaaccacctgcataaaaagtaCAGTACTTCGGTTAccgagtgccggcgagtcgaaccctacagaaccagtctaaaatgtgtcatcgagatgcgtaacaaaggcgcgttatcggagagcgcacctacactggttttttgagcgttggcctagcccgcgctcaggtgccaaatagaataattacgacccttttttgcaggtaagtagcacatgcggttttacttaacaatagacaataggattagccgtcgggctctattagaaacctacgaaCTATAATTCATACTATTCTAGTTCTCGAACGTCAATATAATCAAACGGCCGCTTAAATTTTCGGGGAAGACCTACGACTTGCAGTTGAATTCCCAGTTGCCCACAAAACAGCACACATGGAAGCACTTGACCTTGAGCACCATCACATATTAGTCCTCATAAATTCCCGGGTGTAAGTACAGCTTGCAGTTGAACCCTCAATTCTCTACGGCCAACGTTCGAACATAAAGTTTCTTCTATGTCTCGTTCACGATCTCGAACATCGTCACACGTGAGAATAATCCTTCTAAAACTCCCGGATGCAGGTATAAACTTGCAGTTCAACCCCAATTCTCGACAACATAGGTTTGAACAAACCTCGTCCACAACTTTGAACACAATCGTCGTCACAAACGATACTAGTCCTCAAAGAGTCCCGGATGCAAGTAAAGCTTGCAGTTGAACCCCCAATTCTCGACGACCGACGTCTGAACGCGGAAGCGCTCCTGCAACGCCTTGTCCACGAGCGTGAACAGCGTGACCACGTGGCACTCGTGGGCGTTGGCCGCGAACACCTCGCACAGAGCCTGGATGAACCACGAGCCCTTGTCCATGTCGCGATGGGACACGAAGCCTGGCAACGTGGAGTGTGCAATGAGTATGTCGGAGTAGACGCGgtcgcggcggcggccggcgcggCTGCTGCGCGGCGCCGCGCCCGAGCCGTACGGCGCGCCGTCCGTGGCGGGCGCCGCCCCCCCTGCTCCCCCCACCCCCTGCTCCGCCAGCGCCAGCTCCAAGTACCGGTTCTCGCCCCTGAAATTAACATTAATAGGGTTGGTCGGCCGGTCGAAAAATTTTACGGATAGCGCCAGCGTAAGTTTCAATCAGTTCTGAAGTTTGtatcaaaacttttataatTGAATCAAACACTCGCTTCACGCGAATAGTGTACTCTCTGTCACACCTACCTGCGGGAGACTACATTCTGTCTCTGTTTTTACTTGCTACGCGTGCAGCGAGTATTTAACTCAATTATAGACTATCCCCCCttttcataaaattttacgtatgttttatccctttcttacaaatacataaatcaaaatgacagataaaaacaaacgattattagctaattgaggtttatagtgcgtttatgaataacggggACTGTATATTAGAGGACACTTACCGGCACATTTGAAATATGAACACCTTCGGTATCCCGATGAGCGCGGGACAGTTCTGGTTATTGAAGTGGTCGACGACAGCGTGCGCGGATATCAGCCCGCCGTCGGAGCACCGGATATCCGTGTCCCAGGATCCGTCGCGTCCGTATCCGTGGGACGAGATCACTATGAACACGCATTCGGCGCCTTTTAAGGGGAGGTTTTTCATGTGGGTGAGAGTTTCCTGAAACAAATAGATTAGTTTAGTATCAATGACAAAGAAGTATTAtactctgtatttttaggtatttaaataaaagcaatcaaacaatttgtacattttcgggtagttataatatttattggttgaccaaccaaatacaaaaccgcctggatctgtcactgaacaacCTCACTTTAACATACTTtattttgatcatgtaatgttttcatctaccctcaactggcttaaggagccaatCTACCCTAGATTTCGTTTACTTTCAAatcaaaaattagcttggcacaaatggttgaattgtttttttaaaattaatgtgttcgcctcagtatggcgggctgtaagtcacaccggagaagtatggcattacgctaccgcctacttcttttttatggactatcggaaaatacgaggatttttgtggaacaaatcgttcgacactcgtattttatccgacacgttcgactaacgcccacgagattgggccgccggtaccagcgctatgacgatcatttttagggttccgtacccaaagggtttcgggaccctattactaagactccgctgtccgtccgtccgtccgtccgtccgtctgtcaccaggctgtatctcacgaaccgtgattgctagacagttgaaattttcacagatgatgtatttctgatgccgctataacagcaaatactaaaaagtacggaaccctcggtgggcgagtccgactcgcacttgtccggtttttctttccttcattacgtacttagactcctgacgaaccgccatactggtacaaatgacccagtaaaatgtgtcactgtcTCCCGGTCTAAAAGTAAgtgtaagttttattttattcatttaagggaaaagtgtggactgaatgtagatgtagtgacaaaaattgagaaaggtatgttgagatggtttggacatgtggaaagaatgagtgaaagaaggctaacaaagagagtgtataagggagaagtggaagtgggagttggaaggggtagacttcggcggactttctctgatcagatcggggaaatcctgaagaaaggccaggtcaagagcacccttaACCGGCGaacgtgtatgaggaatgttatgaaagtgaaggaagcgaaagaggtatgtcaggatcgtagcaagtggaaatccgtggtctctgcctacccctccgggaaataggcgtgattatatgtatgtatgtatgtaattaggtacctaaaattacAGAGTATAGTGCGTCTGTGTGTGTATGAGTAAATGAAATGGGTTGGTAGCCTAGTGGTGTGGTAAGGCGTGTGACTTTTATGCCGGCAGTAGTAACTCACATCTCTGGTAAGGTTCTGGAAAGAGATAACCTCGAAGCCGATCTCGGAGAAGAGGTTCTTCAACATCTGACAGTCCACGTCTACTCCCCGCCGGTACGTCTCCAGTTGAGCACGGAACTCGATGTAGCTGAATACCACTAGCACGCCGCGCCGCCGGCCGCGGGTTGGGTATAGCTTTATATCTGCGAACACATGCAtgagccattttatttaaagtttataataataactagcgacccgccctagCTTCCCACGGGTTACACaacttacacaaaaccttaacaaattatacatctaaaccttcctcaagaatcactctattgaaaaTCGCATGACAATccgttcagtactttttgagtttatcgcgaacatatatACACACAagcagacgcggcgggggactttgttttataaggtgtagtactGATATCTCTGGTGTTGCAGGCGTTCATAGTGTACgctgactgcttaccatcaggcgggccgtatgcttgtttgcaaCCGACgtggaataaaaaaattacagttttatgtaaaatatagtTGATAATCGTTGGTCCTTTTCAAAGAGATATTGATTGTACAAATGAAGTAAAGTGTAAGGCCACGAATTGGACGCTCGCGACCGGCGGCACTGTCGTCCAAAACAGATTTATTCGGCTTAAGAAAAGAAACGTACGTGCCGCCGAGTTTGCAG
The Cydia splendana chromosome 8, ilCydSple1.2, whole genome shotgun sequence genome window above contains:
- the LOC134792632 gene encoding caspase Dronc-like; this encodes MDDNGKDIKLYPTRGRRRGVLVVFSYIEFRAQLETYRRGVDVDCQMLKNLFSEIGFEVISFQNLTRDETLTHMKNLPLKGAECVFIVISSHGYGRDGSWDTDIRCSDGGLISAHAVVDHFNNQNCPALIGIPKVFIFQMCRGENRYLELALAEQGVGGAGGAAPATDGAPYGSGAAPRSSRAGRRRDRVYSDILIAHSTLPGFVSHRDMDKGSWFIQALCEVFAANAHECHVVTLFTLVDKALQERFRVQTSVVENWGFNCKLYLHPGLFED